A single region of the Brienomyrus brachyistius isolate T26 chromosome 10, BBRACH_0.4, whole genome shotgun sequence genome encodes:
- the cysltr1 gene encoding cysteinyl leukotriene receptor 1, producing MYAAMDSGNSTCESIDDFRNKVYSTVYSIITVFGMVGNGFALFVLIRTSIQQTAFHVYMINLAVSDLLCVTTLPLRVLYYVSKGHWYLGDFLCRISSYALYVNLYCSIFFMMAMSFTRFLAIVFPVQNLKLVNERKARFVCASIWIFICVASSPFLISGTYTDPTTNKTKCFEPPEQKGGLQKLKMLNYISLAVGFIIPFLVILLCYAGIIRTLLTSSTSMNKQRHTRTKAIRMIVIVMLVFLVSFMPYHIQRTVHLHAMGHKDTSCEDIIYMQKSVVVTLCLAASNSCFDPMLYFFSGENFRRRVSTFRKNSVVSATLHRHKMVCEPEVHEEEQDKLQACNGPQGN from the coding sequence ATGTATGCAGCCATGGATTCTGGAAACAGCACATGTGAATCAATTGACGACTTCCGCAACAAGGTATACTCAACTGTCTATTCAATTATAACTGTCTTTGGCATGGTGGGAAACGGCTTTGCCTTATTCGTGCTGATCCGGACCTCCATCCAGCAGACTGCCTTTCACGTCTACATGATAAACCTGGCCGTATCTGACCTGCTGTGTGTCACCACGCTACCTCTGCGTGTTTTGTACTATGTAAGCAAAGGCCATTGGTACCTTGGCGACTTCCTGTGCCGCATCAGCTCCTACGCCCTCTACGTCAATCTCTACTGCAGCATCTTCTTCATGATGGCCATGAGCTTCACCCGCTTTCTGGCCATCGTCTTCCCGGTACAGAACCTCAAACTAGTCAACGAGCGCAAGGCTCGATTCGTCTGTGCTAGCATCTGGATTTTCATCTGTGTTGCCAGTTCACCCTTTCTCATAAGTGGTACTTACACTGACCCGACTACCAACAAAACCAAGTGCTTTGAGCCACCAGAGCAGAAAGGGGGATTACAAAAGTTGAAGATGCTCAACTACATTTCCTTAGCGGTGGGTTTTATCATTCCTTTCCTGGTTATCCTCCTGTGTTACGCAGGGATAATCCGCACGTTGCTAACCAGCTCCACAAGCATGAATAAGCAGAGGCACACCCGCACCAAGGCTATCCGCATGATTGTAATCGTGATGTTGGTCTTCCTGGTTAGCTTCATGCCCTACCACATCCAGCGTACTGTCCACCTGCACGCCATGGGTCACAAGGACACCTCCTGTGAGGACATAATCTACATGCAGAAGTCTGTGGTGGTCACCCTCTGCTTAGCGGCCTCCAACTCCTGCTTCGACCCCATGCTCTACTTCTTCTCCGGGGAGAACTTCCGTCGCCGTGTCTCCACCTTTCGGAAGAACTCAGTAGTTAGTGCCACGCTGCACCGCCACAAGATGGTTTGCGAGCCTGAAGTTCATGAGGAGGAGCAGGACAAGCTGCAGGCTTGCAATGGCCCACAGGGAAACTAG